Proteins from a single region of Polyangiaceae bacterium:
- a CDS encoding alkyl sulfatase dimerization domain-containing protein produces the protein MGQVIDTAEKLWSGALSTRDQQPVTSFLGLEPVADGLAFLSSFGNVSVLDTSAGLVLIDTGSFFLAQHNHAQIREWNAQPVRTAVYTHGHVDHAFGLPPFEAEAGAKIEVIAHPAVSERFERYRLTAGYNEAINRRQFGMAVNWPTEYRFPDRTVDKRLAIEVGGEAIEIVHAKGETDDHLWVWLPQRKALCTGDLFIWASPNCGNPQKVQRFPREWAKALREMASLGPELLLPGHGLPIMGKDRCVQALEETAELLETLVEQTLALMNEGATLDQVIHGVSAPARLLERPYLRPVYDEPEFIVRNLWRLYGGWYDGNPARLKPAPDAAVASEIARLAGVDALVARAEELSAQGEHRLACHLIELAHQASPDAAAVKAARSTIYARRADTETSLMAKGVFNATAEGR, from the coding sequence ATGGGACAAGTGATCGACACCGCAGAGAAGCTGTGGAGTGGTGCGCTGAGTACGCGAGATCAGCAGCCCGTCACATCGTTCTTGGGACTGGAACCCGTGGCAGACGGCTTGGCGTTCCTCTCGAGCTTTGGCAACGTGAGCGTGCTCGACACGAGCGCAGGGCTGGTGCTGATCGACACGGGATCGTTCTTCTTGGCGCAGCACAATCACGCGCAGATCCGCGAGTGGAATGCGCAGCCGGTCCGCACTGCGGTGTATACCCATGGTCACGTCGATCACGCCTTCGGACTGCCGCCCTTCGAAGCCGAGGCGGGCGCGAAGATCGAAGTCATCGCGCATCCGGCGGTCAGTGAGCGCTTCGAGCGCTACAGGCTGACCGCGGGCTACAACGAAGCGATCAATCGTCGGCAGTTCGGCATGGCCGTGAACTGGCCAACGGAATACCGCTTTCCCGATCGCACCGTGGACAAGCGCTTGGCCATCGAAGTGGGCGGCGAAGCGATCGAGATCGTGCACGCCAAGGGCGAGACCGACGACCATTTGTGGGTGTGGCTGCCGCAACGCAAGGCGCTGTGCACGGGGGATCTGTTCATTTGGGCGTCGCCCAACTGCGGAAACCCGCAGAAGGTGCAGCGCTTTCCGCGTGAGTGGGCGAAGGCGCTGCGCGAGATGGCGTCCCTCGGGCCCGAGCTTCTGCTGCCCGGACATGGGCTGCCCATAATGGGCAAAGACCGTTGCGTGCAGGCGCTGGAGGAGACCGCGGAGCTGCTCGAAACGCTGGTGGAGCAGACTCTGGCGCTGATGAACGAAGGTGCGACCCTCGACCAGGTGATCCACGGCGTGAGCGCACCGGCGCGACTCCTGGAGCGACCCTATCTGCGACCGGTGTACGACGAACCGGAGTTCATCGTGCGCAACCTGTGGCGGCTCTACGGCGGTTGGTACGACGGCAACCCTGCGCGCCTGAAGCCGGCACCGGACGCAGCCGTCGCTTCGGAGATCGCACGCCTGGCTGGCGTCGACGCGCTAGTGGCTCGCGCCGAAGAGCTCAGCGCTCAGGGCGAGCATCGCTTGGCATGTCACTTGATCGAGCTTGCTCACCAGGCCTCACCTGATGCCGCCGCGGTCAAGGCTGCTCGGTCGACGATCTACGCTCGCCGCGCCGACACCGAGACCAGCCTGATGGCCAAGGGCGTCTTCAACGCCACCGCCGAAGGGCGCTGA
- a CDS encoding AAA family ATPase translates to MPSKPSLALVPKTRAESKVGAESRAALGAPAPLAPERDEFVGREAELAELFDAWHSGPGLCSIVGPGGSGKTRLAQRFARLLQDTAEGADAVVFCDLSTARTALDSLNAVAWACDATLPRRGDTDGLIAHLGQVLARRGRLLLVLDNAEHVLDVSRAMLGTWLDAAPELSLLVTTRERLRVRGERCVTLGPLALPSTDADPEAILATDAVQLFLARAQAVHHAFPSGPDVAPVLAQLVQKLEGLPLAIELCAARAGVLGPAELLTRIERRLETLVSRVASVPRHATLRAALDWSWQLLDPLQQRAIAQCAVFRGGFDLAAAESVLDLKAPTLDVLEALIDKSLIKAQDGVHGQRRFALLESVCELCDERADPEERAAVEERHARYYLEVAAPWAERASRSGDAKSRQLLEAESHNLLAVHARGVKRLAREQALAAALCLEPLYARRGPLGRFVDLIDEAMPPDELIDTLRGAAPDLTDSLLRKAWLARGIAKRAAGDIAGAVLDLQRAREDAEDTTAVWAAAQLGVAHLVLRKQDEAESLLQRAMEQAEALGDPFASGQVHAAYAILRGAQERLDEAFDHDKAAAGCFRKVGATSEEAIMQFFRGYLHLSQGSFAEAEHYLSVGLEALREIGERRLEAHALADLGMLRIDQCRPADAEAFLTDAIKIAADVGDDHCRGLAHGYAGQNELERGALEHAREHFLQAVQILSEVGDRRWVAQYRAPLACVETLLGRRVLGSELFEEAERELKEAGEGHDALVLAGWRAVVARHDGDPEPARTALESVPDKPPYHLRAVVRLLGSDARQPAGPVLSVGPEASWFEIDGERVSLARRGNLRRILQALLRAKDAEPPIACDVPALFEAGWPDERLNASSSHRVHVAMATLRKLGLAKVLVTQSEGYRLGDEVQVERVDG, encoded by the coding sequence ATGCCGTCCAAGCCGTCTCTCGCTCTGGTTCCCAAGACCCGCGCCGAATCCAAGGTGGGCGCCGAGTCGCGCGCGGCGCTCGGAGCACCCGCACCGCTCGCGCCGGAACGGGACGAGTTCGTCGGCCGCGAGGCGGAGCTGGCAGAGTTGTTCGACGCGTGGCACTCGGGCCCGGGGCTGTGCTCCATCGTGGGCCCCGGCGGCAGTGGCAAGACCCGCCTTGCGCAACGCTTTGCGCGTCTGCTGCAAGACACCGCGGAGGGTGCCGACGCGGTCGTGTTCTGCGATCTCTCGACGGCGCGCACGGCCTTGGATTCCCTCAATGCGGTCGCTTGGGCCTGTGATGCGACCTTGCCGCGGCGCGGCGACACGGACGGGCTCATCGCACACCTGGGCCAGGTGCTGGCGCGCCGTGGTCGGCTGTTGCTCGTGCTCGACAACGCGGAGCACGTGCTCGACGTCTCGCGCGCCATGCTCGGGACTTGGCTCGATGCCGCGCCGGAACTGAGCCTGCTGGTCACGACCCGCGAGCGCTTGCGTGTGCGCGGTGAACGCTGCGTGACTCTGGGCCCGCTCGCGCTGCCCAGCACCGACGCGGATCCCGAGGCGATCTTGGCGACGGATGCGGTGCAGCTGTTCTTGGCGCGCGCGCAAGCGGTGCACCACGCCTTTCCGTCGGGTCCAGACGTAGCGCCGGTCCTGGCGCAACTCGTGCAAAAGCTCGAAGGGTTGCCCCTTGCCATCGAGCTGTGTGCGGCCCGCGCCGGCGTGCTCGGTCCGGCCGAGCTACTGACGCGCATCGAGCGACGGCTCGAGACCTTGGTCAGCCGCGTCGCATCCGTTCCGCGGCACGCGACCCTGCGCGCCGCTCTGGACTGGTCCTGGCAACTGCTCGATCCGCTGCAACAGCGAGCCATCGCACAGTGCGCGGTGTTCCGCGGCGGCTTCGACTTGGCGGCCGCCGAGAGTGTGCTCGATCTGAAAGCGCCCACTCTGGACGTACTCGAGGCGCTGATCGACAAGTCGCTGATCAAGGCGCAAGACGGCGTGCACGGCCAGCGCCGCTTCGCGCTTTTGGAAAGCGTGTGCGAGCTGTGCGACGAACGCGCCGACCCCGAAGAGCGCGCCGCGGTGGAAGAGCGCCACGCACGCTACTACCTGGAAGTCGCGGCGCCCTGGGCCGAGCGCGCCTCGCGCAGCGGCGACGCCAAGAGCCGGCAGCTCTTGGAAGCAGAGTCGCACAATCTGCTCGCCGTACATGCTCGTGGAGTGAAGCGCCTGGCGCGCGAACAAGCCCTTGCCGCTGCTCTCTGCCTCGAACCGCTCTACGCCCGACGCGGTCCCCTGGGTCGATTCGTCGACTTGATCGACGAGGCCATGCCCCCCGACGAACTCATCGATACGTTGCGGGGCGCCGCGCCGGACTTGACGGACTCACTGCTACGCAAGGCGTGGCTCGCGCGCGGCATCGCCAAGCGCGCAGCGGGTGACATCGCAGGCGCGGTACTGGACCTGCAGCGCGCTCGTGAGGACGCGGAGGACACGACGGCCGTGTGGGCGGCCGCACAGCTGGGCGTCGCACACCTAGTGCTGCGCAAGCAAGACGAGGCAGAGTCGCTGCTGCAAAGGGCGATGGAGCAGGCCGAGGCCCTCGGGGATCCTTTCGCCAGCGGGCAAGTGCACGCGGCCTACGCCATTCTGCGCGGCGCGCAGGAACGCCTCGACGAAGCGTTCGATCACGACAAGGCTGCCGCGGGTTGCTTTCGCAAGGTGGGCGCGACCAGCGAAGAAGCGATCATGCAGTTCTTCCGCGGCTACCTGCACTTGTCCCAGGGTTCCTTCGCGGAAGCGGAACATTATCTCAGCGTTGGACTCGAAGCCCTTCGCGAGATTGGCGAACGGCGACTGGAAGCGCACGCGCTCGCCGACCTCGGCATGCTGCGGATCGATCAGTGCCGTCCTGCCGATGCGGAAGCGTTCCTCACCGACGCCATCAAGATCGCGGCGGACGTTGGCGACGATCACTGTCGCGGTCTGGCGCACGGTTATGCGGGACAGAACGAGCTCGAACGCGGCGCACTCGAGCATGCGCGAGAGCATTTCCTGCAAGCGGTGCAGATCCTCAGCGAAGTGGGAGATCGGCGCTGGGTGGCGCAGTACCGCGCACCGCTTGCTTGCGTCGAGACGCTGCTCGGTCGCCGAGTCCTCGGCTCGGAGCTCTTCGAAGAAGCGGAGCGCGAGCTGAAGGAAGCCGGGGAGGGACACGACGCCCTCGTGCTCGCGGGCTGGCGCGCCGTCGTCGCGCGACACGACGGCGACCCCGAGCCCGCTCGCACGGCTCTCGAGTCCGTGCCCGACAAACCGCCCTATCATTTGCGCGCGGTGGTTCGCCTCCTTGGGTCCGACGCTCGTCAACCCGCGGGCCCGGTGCTCAGCGTGGGGCCGGAGGCGTCGTGGTTCGAAATCGACGGCGAGCGCGTGTCCCTCGCGCGCCGCGGCAACCTACGGCGCATTCTACAGGCGCTGCTGCGCGCCAAGGATGCAGAGCCGCCCATTGCCTGCGACGTGCCCGCCCTGTTCGAAGCGGGCTGGCCCGACGAGCGATTGAATGCGTCTTCGTCGCATCGCGTGCACGTGGCCATGGCCACCTTGCGCAAGTTGGGTCTCGCCAAAGTGCTCGTGACCCAAAGCGAGGGCTATCGCCTCGGTGACGAAGTGCAAGTCGAGCGCGTCGACGGCTAG
- a CDS encoding sigma 54-interacting transcriptional regulator, producing MADRTVTEAAFDYPGAGRDGQPIMGVVVAFCRDHCPWSAGAVEPTLTVGRDEGTDLSVADTGVSRVHVRFDARGLELHVTDLGSRNGTYVNGVAVPAAGAAAPPGSVVRVGKTLLVVVHDVSPYLRPRQMATKFSDIVGGAALDDARIVIDTIAKTKAPVLILGDTGTGKEVVAHTLHAASERGGDFIALNCAAVPRELVDAELFGHSRGAFSGAVGSRAGLFRTADRGTLFLDEIGELPAPVQAKLLRVLETEEVRAVGEDRGSKVDVRIVAATNRDVDELVDSGDFRGDLLHRVAGLRVVLPPLRDRIEDVPSLALHFLGNDEIGISARALERLMLHAFPGNVRELRNVIQSASEVARHANHEEIEPADIGVVMGASLSRANQPNAEEELAARVAHALTETGGNVAEAGKLLGMSRSALYETLRRLRLDARAFRR from the coding sequence ATGGCCGATCGCACCGTCACCGAAGCCGCCTTCGACTACCCGGGTGCGGGTCGGGACGGCCAGCCCATCATGGGCGTCGTGGTCGCGTTCTGCCGTGATCACTGCCCCTGGAGCGCGGGCGCGGTGGAGCCGACGCTGACCGTGGGTCGGGACGAGGGCACCGATCTCAGCGTGGCGGACACGGGAGTCTCGCGCGTGCACGTGCGCTTCGACGCGCGCGGACTCGAGCTGCACGTGACGGACTTGGGCAGTCGTAACGGTACCTACGTCAACGGCGTAGCGGTGCCCGCTGCTGGCGCCGCGGCGCCGCCCGGCAGTGTCGTGCGCGTGGGTAAGACGTTGTTGGTCGTGGTGCACGACGTGTCGCCTTACCTACGCCCACGGCAGATGGCGACGAAGTTCTCCGACATCGTCGGTGGGGCTGCCTTGGACGACGCGCGGATCGTGATCGACACGATCGCCAAGACGAAGGCGCCCGTGCTGATCTTGGGTGACACTGGTACCGGCAAGGAAGTCGTGGCGCACACCCTGCACGCGGCGAGCGAGCGCGGCGGTGACTTCATCGCGCTCAACTGTGCCGCGGTGCCTCGGGAGTTGGTTGATGCGGAGCTGTTTGGTCACTCCCGTGGCGCGTTCTCGGGCGCGGTGGGATCCCGCGCCGGGCTGTTCCGTACCGCAGATCGCGGCACGCTGTTCTTGGACGAGATTGGCGAACTTCCCGCGCCCGTGCAGGCCAAATTGCTGCGCGTGCTGGAAACCGAAGAGGTCCGCGCCGTCGGTGAAGATCGCGGTTCGAAGGTGGACGTGCGTATCGTGGCGGCGACCAACCGCGACGTCGACGAACTGGTCGACAGTGGCGACTTTCGCGGGGATTTACTGCACCGAGTGGCGGGCCTGCGAGTGGTGCTGCCACCGCTTCGAGACCGCATCGAAGACGTCCCCTCTCTGGCCTTGCACTTCTTGGGCAACGACGAGATCGGGATCTCCGCTCGTGCCCTGGAGCGCCTGATGCTGCACGCCTTTCCTGGCAACGTCCGGGAGCTCCGCAACGTCATTCAATCTGCCAGCGAAGTTGCACGCCACGCCAACCACGAGGAAATCGAGCCCGCCGACATCGGTGTCGTGATGGGCGCATCGCTGTCCCGCGCGAACCAACCCAATGCCGAAGAAGAGCTTGCCGCGCGCGTCGCCCACGCCTTGACCGAGACCGGTGGCAACGTGGCGGAGGCAGGCAAGCTCTTGGGTATGAGCCGTTCGGCGCTGTACGAGACCCTGCGCCGGCTACGCCTGGACGCGCGCGCCTTTCGTCGCTGA
- a CDS encoding serine/threonine-protein kinase, with product MAETDSDRTSRPPPFPERLGRYEVLIPVASGGMATVYLARAQGLAGFEHEVALKLTHGHLREDSEFVESLMDEARLAGRIRHPNVVSVLDVGEDPHGVFIVMEYVEGDSLANVLRLLRDENQRVPPDIALRLLDDVLMGLHAAHELRDESGQPMNVVHRDVTPHNILVGLDGIARLTDFGIAKAATRLSNTSTGLVKGKIAYMAPEQAQGRPIDRRCDVWAAGVVAWETLAGTRMYEGPNEAAILLKIVREPPTRLRTVRRDLPTELDNAVAKALQLNVQHRYESAEQFAQGLMTAAAAGGLRPAERRDVSAYLEPLLEPRLRARRTKMLEIQALRRRMGELAAPNVATASSTGMRVPRPTGADSEPPPEGTATIAMAEPMPAEGTRTVLSEPPGTEARTAGAESSPATQAAATATVSAASAAVMTATVSAAPAAMTATASATSPTAMTETVSAASQATSTVSDAADASAALAATSSYDALLQSVASEQEQTGSAGISNVAHSILAPPRRTGTVVIVGVLIAAGLLGLIAIVAMATGDESDAVATQPSARVEPQRAPAAPATRAPTPGDLASPSASTVDSATPQPASPPAGTKKPRFVPAARPQPRPVQQTPKSTSGTPLSNPYKSK from the coding sequence TTGGCGGAGACCGACTCGGACCGCACCTCGCGCCCGCCGCCCTTTCCCGAGCGGTTGGGGCGTTACGAGGTGTTGATTCCCGTCGCGAGTGGCGGGATGGCGACGGTCTATCTGGCGCGCGCACAAGGCTTGGCTGGCTTCGAGCACGAAGTGGCGTTGAAGCTGACCCATGGCCACCTGCGGGAAGACTCGGAGTTCGTCGAGTCCTTGATGGACGAAGCGCGTTTGGCTGGACGCATTCGCCACCCGAACGTGGTCAGCGTGCTCGACGTGGGCGAGGACCCACACGGGGTGTTCATCGTCATGGAGTACGTCGAGGGCGACTCTCTGGCGAACGTGCTTCGCCTCTTGCGCGACGAGAACCAGCGTGTGCCTCCGGACATTGCCCTTCGCTTGCTGGACGACGTGTTGATGGGGCTTCACGCCGCACACGAGCTGCGCGACGAGTCCGGGCAGCCGATGAACGTGGTGCATCGTGACGTCACGCCCCACAACATCCTGGTCGGCCTGGACGGCATCGCGCGCCTGACGGACTTCGGAATTGCCAAGGCAGCCACGCGCTTGTCGAACACGTCCACGGGACTCGTGAAGGGCAAGATCGCCTACATGGCGCCAGAGCAAGCGCAAGGCAGGCCCATCGATCGACGCTGCGACGTCTGGGCAGCGGGCGTGGTGGCTTGGGAAACCCTGGCCGGTACGCGCATGTACGAGGGCCCCAACGAGGCCGCGATCTTGCTCAAGATCGTGCGGGAGCCTCCCACTCGACTTCGCACCGTGCGACGCGACCTGCCGACCGAGCTGGACAACGCAGTAGCCAAGGCGCTTCAACTCAACGTGCAGCATCGCTACGAAAGCGCGGAGCAGTTCGCCCAAGGCCTGATGACCGCCGCGGCTGCGGGAGGCCTGCGACCCGCTGAGCGCCGCGACGTATCGGCGTACTTGGAGCCGCTGTTGGAGCCGCGGTTGCGCGCCAGGCGCACGAAGATGCTGGAGATCCAGGCGCTTCGCCGTCGCATGGGCGAGTTGGCAGCACCGAACGTCGCGACAGCCAGTAGCACCGGCATGCGAGTGCCGCGCCCAACCGGAGCGGACTCGGAACCGCCGCCCGAGGGAACCGCAACCATCGCCATGGCTGAACCCATGCCTGCGGAAGGCACACGCACGGTGCTGTCGGAGCCGCCGGGAACGGAAGCAAGGACGGCGGGGGCGGAATCGTCCCCGGCGACCCAGGCGGCGGCAACGGCAACAGTTTCCGCGGCGTCCGCGGCCGTGATGACCGCGACGGTTTCCGCTGCACCTGCCGCCATGACCGCAACAGCGTCCGCCACGTCGCCAACGGCGATGACGGAGACGGTCTCGGCTGCGTCCCAGGCAACGTCGACGGTATCCGACGCTGCGGATGCTTCGGCGGCCCTGGCCGCGACTTCGAGCTACGACGCGCTGCTTCAGTCCGTGGCCAGCGAGCAGGAACAGACGGGCAGTGCGGGCATCTCCAACGTGGCGCACTCCATCCTGGCACCACCACGTCGCACCGGCACCGTCGTCATCGTCGGCGTACTGATTGCAGCCGGGTTGCTTGGCTTGATCGCCATCGTCGCAATGGCCACGGGGGACGAGTCCGACGCCGTCGCAACGCAGCCCTCGGCGCGCGTCGAGCCGCAGCGCGCGCCGGCAGCGCCCGCCACGCGTGCCCCGACGCCGGGGGATCTGGCTTCGCCCAGCGCATCGACGGTGGACAGCGCCACGCCGCAGCCTGCGTCGCCCCCGGCGGGGACCAAGAAGCCTCGCTTCGTTCCAGCTGCGCGTCCGCAGCCGCGTCCCGTGCAACAGACACCGAAGTCGACATCGGGCACGCCACTTAGTAATCCATACAAGTCGAAGTGA
- a CDS encoding DUF1028 domain-containing protein, which translates to MALPVRRRLCRRGSLLAAWLGVLSGLVVMTSGAACHATFSILALERSSGRFGFASASCVPLETLQRVFEEVPSRGAVATQSYLLDGDLGRKTAVEKLTLGWSASQTLDALLDPVFDPEADKRQYMVIDAEGGLASHTGPLANAYAADATRTEGDWVVVSAGNFLTGPEVLQRALAGFYDASACDLADRLQRAISLAGSAGHGDARCVQEGRAAQSAWLVVGDLDLRVATPDAPSSEDPLDELASQYAAWRATHPCPPEPASGGNDAAAEPSTGSCNLARGREPSASAWSCIVPLLLVRRRRRVAVARAECNR; encoded by the coding sequence GTGGCGCTCCCGGTGCGTCGGCGACTTTGTCGCCGTGGCAGTCTCCTCGCCGCGTGGTTGGGCGTGCTTTCGGGCCTCGTGGTCATGACTTCGGGCGCGGCGTGTCACGCCACGTTTTCGATCCTCGCCCTCGAGCGCAGCAGTGGTCGCTTTGGATTCGCCTCCGCCTCTTGCGTACCGCTCGAGACACTGCAGCGCGTGTTCGAAGAAGTGCCGTCTCGCGGCGCCGTGGCGACTCAGTCGTATCTTCTAGATGGCGACCTGGGGCGCAAGACAGCTGTGGAAAAGCTCACCTTGGGTTGGAGCGCGTCGCAGACCCTCGACGCTTTGCTCGACCCGGTGTTCGACCCCGAGGCCGACAAGCGTCAGTACATGGTCATCGACGCCGAGGGCGGGTTGGCTTCGCATACCGGACCCCTTGCCAACGCCTATGCCGCCGATGCGACGCGCACTGAAGGCGACTGGGTCGTCGTCAGCGCCGGAAACTTCCTGACGGGTCCCGAAGTGCTGCAGCGCGCGCTTGCGGGATTCTACGACGCGAGTGCGTGTGACCTCGCGGACCGGCTACAGCGCGCGATATCTCTTGCCGGATCTGCGGGACATGGCGACGCGCGCTGCGTGCAAGAGGGCCGCGCTGCGCAGTCCGCGTGGCTCGTGGTGGGAGATCTCGATCTGCGCGTGGCGACGCCGGATGCTCCGAGCAGCGAAGATCCGCTTGACGAGCTGGCGTCTCAATATGCGGCGTGGCGCGCGACGCACCCGTGCCCACCGGAGCCCGCCAGTGGCGGCAATGATGCTGCGGCCGAGCCAAGCACCGGCAGCTGCAACCTGGCACGAGGACGTGAGCCCTCCGCGAGCGCGTGGTCATGCATCGTCCCGCTGCTCCTCGTCCGCCGACGGCGACGCGTCGCGGTTGCTCGAGCTGAATGCAACCGCTGA
- a CDS encoding aminoglycoside 3'-phosphotransferase/choline kinase family protein: MSLPRDPNEPEFDALHDAPDAWRPVIQEIASHHAPGSSVTLPEDGSVLVGIADELVIKLYPPFMRGHFAFEKEALKHFAGKLSVATPKLVTSGDHSGWPYLVMTRLHGESLRLAWPRFEETDRVVLLRALGALVAEVHALPVQPLRSLAPRWSDFIATQRSACAERQRRTGLPAHLHAELEHFLDQRDSANSEVNQSEVVLTGEYTPMNLFVKDGQLAAMFDFGDGMIGPREYDWLGPMCFLAAGSRERQAAFIEGYSGESPRDWTALRRRLLRLLLLHRYSNLRGQLALQDWQSAPTLDALTELIWP, encoded by the coding sequence ATGAGCCTTCCGCGAGATCCAAACGAGCCCGAGTTCGACGCGCTTCACGATGCGCCGGACGCCTGGCGCCCGGTCATCCAGGAGATCGCTTCGCACCATGCGCCCGGAAGCAGCGTCACGCTGCCTGAGGACGGAAGTGTCCTCGTGGGCATCGCGGACGAACTCGTCATCAAGCTGTATCCGCCCTTCATGCGTGGACACTTCGCCTTCGAGAAGGAAGCGTTGAAACACTTCGCTGGGAAGCTCTCGGTTGCTACGCCAAAGCTGGTCACCTCCGGGGACCATTCCGGGTGGCCGTACCTGGTGATGACGCGGCTGCACGGCGAGAGCTTGCGACTAGCCTGGCCTCGATTCGAGGAGACGGACCGCGTGGTGTTGCTCCGCGCGCTCGGTGCCCTGGTGGCGGAGGTACACGCGCTGCCCGTGCAGCCCCTGCGCTCGCTCGCTCCACGCTGGAGCGACTTCATCGCGACGCAGCGCTCCGCGTGCGCCGAGCGTCAGCGCAGGACCGGCCTGCCCGCACATCTCCATGCTGAGCTGGAACACTTTCTCGATCAGCGTGACTCAGCGAACAGCGAGGTGAACCAGAGCGAAGTCGTGCTGACCGGCGAGTACACACCGATGAACCTGTTCGTGAAGGACGGCCAGCTCGCCGCCATGTTCGACTTCGGCGACGGCATGATCGGTCCACGCGAGTACGACTGGCTCGGCCCCATGTGCTTCCTTGCTGCGGGCAGCCGCGAGCGGCAGGCGGCGTTCATTGAAGGCTACAGCGGCGAGTCACCGAGGGATTGGACCGCACTGCGGCGGCGCCTGCTGCGCCTGCTGCTGCTGCACCGCTACAGCAATCTCCGCGGCCAACTCGCCCTGCAAGACTGGCAGTCCGCACCAACCCTCGACGCTCTGACCGAGCTGATCTGGCCGTAG
- a CDS encoding peptidylprolyl isomerase, translating into MRLPITARYVFAPVSLLVACASAPGPAARDPAPPRESKEAVVQVPRETELKEDGEIVKTVEAPPRSDAECPPRGVGMEAKEPERIAAAHILIQYRGAKRARKETVRSKEQARSLAERLLAELCAGADFAAMAAEYSDEPGSGERGGSLGHFRRGMMVKPFEQAAFSLGVGEFSGVVESEFGFHLVRRSE; encoded by the coding sequence ATGCGCCTTCCAATCACCGCTCGCTACGTCTTCGCCCCGGTGTCGCTCCTGGTGGCGTGTGCTAGCGCGCCAGGGCCGGCAGCGCGAGACCCAGCGCCTCCGCGCGAATCGAAGGAAGCGGTCGTGCAAGTCCCGCGCGAAACGGAGCTGAAAGAGGACGGCGAGATCGTCAAGACCGTCGAGGCGCCACCGCGCAGCGATGCGGAGTGCCCACCACGTGGCGTGGGAATGGAAGCGAAAGAGCCCGAGCGCATCGCCGCAGCTCACATCCTGATCCAATATCGAGGCGCAAAGCGCGCCCGGAAGGAGACGGTGCGCTCGAAAGAGCAAGCCCGATCCCTCGCCGAACGCCTCCTGGCAGAGCTTTGCGCCGGCGCCGACTTCGCCGCGATGGCCGCCGAGTATTCGGACGAACCAGGGTCCGGCGAGCGCGGCGGCAGTCTGGGTCATTTCCGCCGCGGCATGATGGTCAAGCCCTTCGAACAAGCCGCGTTCTCGCTCGGCGTTGGCGAGTTCAGCGGCGTCGTCGAATCGGAGTTCGGCTTCCACCTCGTGCGCCGCAGCGAGTAG
- a CDS encoding DUF6348 family protein, translating into MDRGLLHAAFAQAMNALRDAFEVTERGITGPEGALIRFADRHSSGSEGHVDIEAVIDERAATPVVFRDCVTGIGATDSARAAFAAHLWARTTGCALLELKYSRKGEYADPYRGWNELGFTGWHAIAAPILGYGHAVNADRLQHWWLDHSLFPMLSRELSPDLGGDAAHGIKILFGGDDVAEIRVDGEPHEAASNALRELDWPRSEPAAFVRSYVMLLHRE; encoded by the coding sequence ATGGACCGCGGACTTCTCCACGCTGCGTTCGCCCAAGCCATGAACGCGCTGCGCGACGCCTTCGAGGTGACGGAGCGCGGCATCACTGGTCCCGAAGGCGCCCTGATTCGCTTCGCCGACCGACACTCTTCAGGCAGCGAGGGGCACGTCGACATCGAGGCTGTGATCGACGAGCGCGCCGCGACGCCGGTGGTGTTCAGGGATTGCGTCACGGGCATCGGCGCGACGGACTCCGCGCGGGCTGCCTTTGCTGCGCATCTGTGGGCGCGCACGACGGGCTGCGCGTTGCTCGAGCTGAAGTACTCGCGCAAGGGAGAGTACGCCGATCCCTACCGCGGTTGGAACGAGCTGGGATTCACGGGCTGGCACGCCATCGCCGCGCCGATCCTCGGCTACGGCCACGCCGTCAATGCGGATCGCCTCCAGCACTGGTGGCTGGATCATTCGCTGTTCCCGATGCTGTCACGCGAGCTGTCGCCGGATCTCGGTGGCGACGCCGCGCACGGCATCAAGATCCTCTTCGGTGGCGATGACGTGGCGGAGATCCGCGTCGACGGAGAGCCGCATGAAGCGGCCTCCAACGCGCTACGCGAGCTCGATTGGCCTCGCAGTGAACCCGCAGCCTTCGTCCGTTCCTACGTGATGCTGCTGCACCGCGAGTAG